From the genome of Ptychodera flava strain L36383 chromosome 20, AS_Pfla_20210202, whole genome shotgun sequence, one region includes:
- the LOC139119890 gene encoding C-type lectin mannose-binding isoform-like — translation MSRQVSSSKMTLLILAVFCVGIHSAVFQETDEIQDGGLAVRADDTVDDAGDSETVASDEVSALKFGRGWRCFPGKSCYFIYPDQKFTWSTARTQCISRGARLATIDDAFEDAYLREYARLEGNMWIGFNDMSTEGYWRWDSGTTVNYLNWRSGYPRTSPSTNTYDCAYMHRSYNGQWFDATCTSSYGYICEKRY, via the exons ATGTCCCGTCAAGTTTCATCAAGCAAGATGACTTTATTGATATTAGCTGTATTTTGTGTCGGCATTCACTCTGCCGTGTTTCAAGAGACCgatgaaattcaagatggcggccttGCAGTCAGAGCTGACGACACCGTTGACGATGCCGGAGATTCTGAAACAGTAGCATCGGATGAAGTGAGCGCTTTGAAAT TCGGACGAGGGTGGAGATGTTTCCCCGGGAAAAGTTGTTACTTCATATATCCAGATCAGAAGTTCACGTGGTCGACGGCGAGAACTCAGTGTATTAGTCGAGGTGCGAGACTAGCAACGATTGACGACGCGTTCGAGGATGCATACCTTAGAG AATATGCTCGACTTGAAGGCAATATGTGGATTGGTTTCAACGATATGTCCACTGAGGGTTACTGGCGATGGGACAGCGGTACCACT GTGAATTACTTGAACTGGCGTAGTGGGTATCCTCGCACATCACCATCGACCAATACATACGATTGTGCGTACATGCATAGAAGCTACAATGGTCAATGGTTTGACGCCACCTGCACTTCGTCGTATGGATATATCTGTGAGAAGAGATATTAA